In Sulfuracidifex metallicus DSM 6482 = JCM 9184, a single window of DNA contains:
- the pfdA gene encoding prefoldin subunit alpha, with protein MSDQGRDVQVSLEDLLAQADYLKRYIDVLQKSIADLTDSLNSIESAKQFLEMINEKQEQLVSVDRKGFVLVKSEIKDTSKVTMNIGLGYYAEVTPEQAKKMLDSRKDELNKALQGVLSEREKAATAYYQIAEILERAQAEQPR; from the coding sequence ATGTCAGATCAAGGTAGAGACGTACAAGTTTCCCTCGAGGATCTACTGGCACAAGCTGACTATCTAAAGAGATACATCGATGTATTACAAAAGTCTATAGCCGACCTAACTGATTCCCTCAACTCTATAGAATCCGCAAAGCAATTTCTTGAAATGATTAATGAGAAACAGGAACAATTAGTATCAGTTGATAGAAAAGGATTTGTCCTAGTTAAGAGCGAAATTAAGGACACTTCAAAGGTCACAATGAACATAGGGCTAGGCTACTACGCCGAAGTAACGCCAGAGCAAGCTAAGAAGATGCTTGACTCTAGAAAAGATGAATTAAATAAGGCTCTACAGGGAGTTCTGTCTGAGAGGGAAAAAGCTGCAACTGCTTATTATCAGATTGCGGAGATCTTGGAAAGGGCTCAGGCAGAACAACCAAGGTGA
- a CDS encoding 50S ribosomal protein L39e gives MSTHKNLGKKLRLGKAMKNNESVPVWVILRTNGKYKYNLMRRDWRRNDLKV, from the coding sequence ATGAGCACCCATAAAAATTTGGGCAAAAAACTCAGGCTAGGAAAGGCAATGAAAAACAACGAGAGCGTTCCAGTATGGGTTATATTAAGAACTAACGGTAAATATAAGTATAATTTAATGAGAAGGGATTGGAGAAGAAACGACTTAAAGGTGTGA
- a CDS encoding translation initiation factor IF-6 produces MNLQRTSIFGSDNIGIYVFTNNKYSLVPRGVDKKLIESIEENLGTQVIEAQISGTFLLGIFVSGNDNVILLPKTTTEEEFSFLKRELKDCRVEIFDSRVTAFGNTILMNNKGALIYPDFTEAEVKFLKNITGLDDIEKGSIANIVTVGAVGAVNDKGGLTHIETSEEEIKRMEKIFKVNFDIGTINFGNTFIKSGIIVNNKGILIGSRTTGPEILRIQKAFGE; encoded by the coding sequence ATGAACCTGCAGAGAACTAGCATCTTTGGGTCAGATAATATAGGAATATATGTTTTTACTAATAATAAATACTCGTTAGTTCCCAGAGGAGTTGATAAAAAGTTAATAGAGAGCATAGAGGAAAATCTGGGAACGCAAGTTATAGAAGCACAAATTTCTGGAACTTTTCTCTTGGGTATTTTTGTTAGCGGAAATGACAATGTGATTTTACTTCCAAAAACAACTACTGAAGAGGAGTTTTCTTTTCTAAAAAGGGAATTAAAGGACTGTAGAGTAGAAATTTTTGACTCCAGAGTTACAGCATTTGGAAACACTATACTTATGAACAATAAAGGGGCTTTGATATACCCAGATTTTACTGAAGCAGAAGTTAAATTTCTAAAGAACATAACAGGATTAGATGATATAGAAAAAGGGTCAATAGCAAACATAGTAACAGTAGGTGCTGTAGGCGCAGTTAATGACAAGGGCGGTTTAACTCACATTGAAACTAGTGAAGAGGAAATTAAGAGAATGGAGAAAATTTTTAAAGTTAATTTTGATATTGGAACAATAAACTTTGGAAATACATTCATAAAGAGTGGGATAATAGTAAATAACAAGGGAATACTTATAGGCTCCCGTACAACGGGACCAGAGATTTTAAGAATACAAAAAGCATTTGGTGAATGA
- the rpl18a gene encoding 50S ribosomal protein L18Ae, whose translation MSEVKTFMVRGTALFGESHYPVRQKFTRYVRALNETQAKELIYSSFGSKNKIKRKNIKIEEVKEVDPTTIQDKRMQDLMSLDRITI comes from the coding sequence ATGTCAGAAGTAAAGACATTTATGGTCAGAGGAACGGCTCTCTTTGGAGAGTCGCATTACCCAGTAAGACAAAAGTTTACTAGATACGTAAGAGCTCTAAATGAAACTCAGGCTAAGGAGCTAATATATTCCTCATTTGGGAGCAAGAATAAAATAAAAAGAAAGAACATAAAAATTGAAGAAGTGAAAGAAGTAGATCCCACTACTATCCAAGATAAGAGAATGCAGGATCTGATGTCATTAGATAGGATAACAATATAA
- a CDS encoding 50S ribosomal protein L31e: MKEKDNFEITINLRRAIMGKRNVRARRAINIVRETVKRHFNAERVVLDPLLNQFISTNGREKIQEKITIVVTKLEEKTFLVRLVIKSE; encoded by the coding sequence ATGAAGGAGAAAGATAATTTTGAAATCACCATAAACTTAAGACGAGCTATAATGGGAAAGAGGAACGTCAGAGCTAGAAGGGCGATAAACATTGTCAGAGAAACGGTAAAAAGACATTTCAATGCAGAAAGAGTCGTTCTCGATCCTCTATTGAACCAATTCATCTCAACTAATGGAAGGGAGAAAATTCAAGAGAAAATAACGATAGTAGTAACAAAGCTCGAAGAAAAAACATTTCTAGTCAGACTTGTAATCAAGAGTGAATGA
- a CDS encoding DNA-binding protein: MSDYDDDELNEIINKRASEEQRKAEIEKRKQSELEAQREAALRAILAPEARQRLANIKLIKPDFANSLSDQLIMLAQSGRIKVPITDEELKAILSQLTGQNRRDFKIQIRERGWNEHP; encoded by the coding sequence ATGTCAGATTATGACGATGACGAGCTTAACGAGATAATAAACAAGAGGGCCTCAGAAGAACAGCGTAAAGCAGAAATTGAAAAGAGGAAACAAAGTGAGCTCGAAGCCCAAAGGGAAGCGGCGTTAAGGGCTATACTTGCCCCAGAGGCTAGACAGAGACTAGCAAATATAAAGCTGATAAAGCCAGATTTCGCTAACTCATTAAGCGACCAATTAATAATGCTAGCACAGAGCGGCAGAATCAAGGTACCTATAACAGACGAAGAGTTAAAAGCCATATTAAGTCAGCTTACTGGACAGAACAGAAGAGATTTTAAGATACAAATTAGAGAGAGGGGATGGAATGAGCACCCATAA
- a CDS encoding 30S ribosomal protein S19e — protein sequence MITASMVPPEKLIERLAAYLKEKNIVMPPEWSFLTKTASFKERIPDNPEEWWYVRTASIMRKMYIDTFLGVGKSKVVYGGSSSKGNRPPHFRRAPAHSTRMIMQQLEKAGLVIKTKRGRMLSSKGRSLVDKISLEAFKELVETNPSLKIYLEG from the coding sequence ATGATTACTGCAAGTATGGTACCACCTGAAAAATTGATAGAAAGGCTTGCAGCCTACCTTAAGGAAAAAAACATAGTAATGCCTCCAGAGTGGAGTTTCCTAACTAAAACTGCAAGTTTCAAAGAGAGAATTCCAGATAATCCAGAGGAATGGTGGTATGTAAGAACTGCCTCCATAATGAGAAAAATGTACATAGATACCTTCCTAGGTGTAGGTAAAAGCAAGGTAGTCTATGGTGGTTCCAGCTCTAAGGGAAATAGACCGCCTCATTTTAGAAGAGCTCCAGCTCATTCGACAAGAATGATTATGCAGCAGCTAGAAAAGGCAGGTCTTGTAATTAAAACTAAAAGGGGAAGGATGTTATCCTCTAAGGGAAGATCTCTAGTTGATAAAATATCCCTTGAAGCATTCAAGGAATTAGTTGAGACTAATCCCTCTCTTAAAATATATTTAGAGGGGTGA